In Vibrio hippocampi, the following are encoded in one genomic region:
- a CDS encoding IclR family transcriptional regulator: MENAPSPVTQVNEKPLQLLMQVAVSEVPVTAKVLSEQLGVPLSSLYRHLKLLKEWNLIEESPNDKTLIVGPAALMLMHSYQSSQHNLEAIDCILSRLQKQTSEMAAYLVPVGYRALCVSLKESQQALRCSYVIGQSQPLLAGASSKVMLAFLPENRRNKILRYFGHASQLEQWNLELEQIRKQGFAVSTSEIDSGVTGISAPVLKGTKLIGAVSIMAPAHRVKAHKDRFILHVLQAARALPPER; encoded by the coding sequence ATGGAAAACGCACCATCACCCGTAACACAAGTGAATGAGAAACCTCTGCAACTACTCATGCAGGTCGCTGTATCGGAAGTGCCAGTTACCGCGAAAGTGCTTAGTGAGCAGCTTGGGGTTCCTCTAAGCAGTTTGTACCGTCATCTCAAACTGTTGAAAGAGTGGAACCTGATTGAAGAGAGCCCAAACGACAAAACCCTAATTGTCGGTCCGGCGGCTTTAATGTTGATGCATAGTTACCAAAGTAGCCAGCATAACCTCGAAGCGATCGACTGCATTCTATCTAGGCTGCAAAAACAAACGAGTGAAATGGCCGCTTATCTTGTACCTGTTGGTTATCGCGCACTATGTGTCAGCTTAAAAGAGAGCCAGCAGGCATTACGGTGCAGCTATGTTATCGGTCAAAGTCAGCCCTTACTAGCGGGCGCATCTTCTAAAGTGATGCTGGCATTTTTACCTGAAAACCGCCGCAACAAAATACTGAGATACTTTGGTCATGCTTCACAACTCGAACAGTGGAATCTCGAACTTGAGCAGATCCGTAAGCAAGGATTTGCAGTGAGTACCTCAGAGATTGACTCAGGTGTTACCGGCATTAGCGCTCCAGTATTGAAAGGTACAAAGCTAATTGGTGCAGTTTCCATCATGGCGCCAGCTCATCGAGTTAAGGCACACAAGGATCGGTTTATCCTGCATGTTTTACAGGCAGCAAGAGCGCTGCCTCCGGAGAGGTAA
- the speB gene encoding agmatinase, which yields MFDLFSKQDHSLYSNAMTFMRRPYQRDPIGSDADVVVLGVPLDMATSGRPGARLGPDAIRRASVNLSWEEKKFPWQFNLFEQTKVLDAGDLVFDCGDTEDFTYRLEAAACEILRDGKTILALGGDHFITLPLLRAYAKHYGEMALIHFDAHTDTYANGSSYDHGTMFYHAPKEGLISAKHSVQIGIRTEYEVNNHSFNVIDAMQANDMSAEQIVEQIRQTIGDRPVYITFDIDCLDPAFAPGTGTPVCGGLTSDKILKIIRGLAGINLVGMDVVEVAPPYDSSDMTALAGATIGLELLYLWASKPKDK from the coding sequence ATGTTCGATTTATTTAGTAAACAGGACCATTCTCTTTACTCAAATGCGATGACCTTTATGCGTCGTCCTTACCAAAGAGATCCTATCGGCTCGGATGCTGACGTCGTGGTACTCGGTGTACCTCTCGATATGGCAACGTCAGGGCGTCCGGGCGCACGACTGGGTCCTGATGCGATTCGCCGAGCCTCTGTCAATCTAAGCTGGGAAGAGAAGAAATTCCCATGGCAGTTTAACTTGTTTGAACAAACAAAAGTGTTAGACGCTGGCGACCTCGTCTTTGATTGCGGTGATACTGAAGATTTTACCTATCGTTTAGAAGCCGCTGCGTGTGAAATATTGCGTGATGGTAAAACCATTCTTGCATTGGGTGGCGATCACTTTATCACTCTGCCACTACTTCGTGCTTATGCTAAGCATTATGGCGAAATGGCTCTGATTCATTTCGATGCACATACTGATACCTACGCCAATGGCAGCAGTTATGACCATGGCACCATGTTCTATCATGCACCCAAAGAGGGGTTAATCAGTGCGAAGCATTCGGTACAGATCGGTATTCGTACCGAATATGAAGTGAATAATCACAGCTTCAATGTCATTGATGCAATGCAAGCCAACGACATGAGCGCAGAGCAGATCGTCGAACAGATCCGCCAAACGATTGGCGATCGTCCAGTTTATATTACGTTTGATATTGATTGTCTCGATCCCGCTTTTGCACCGGGTACCGGAACGCCAGTCTGTGGTGGCTTAACCTCAGACAAAATCCTAAAAATCATCCGTGGTTTAGCTGGGATTAACTTAGTCGGTATGGATGTTGTTGAAGTCGCTCCGCCCTATGACAGTAGTGACATGACGGCGCTAGCAGGTGCAACCATCGGCTTAGAATTGCTATACCTTTGGGCATCGAAACCTAAAGACAAATAA
- a CDS encoding cold-shock protein has protein sequence MSNTNTGTVKWFNEEKGYGFIAQENGPDVFVHFRAISGEGFKTLKEGQAVSFGVESGQKGPQAVNVIPQ, from the coding sequence ATGTCTAACACAAATACTGGCACTGTAAAATGGTTTAACGAAGAGAAAGGCTACGGCTTCATCGCACAAGAGAACGGTCCAGACGTATTCGTTCACTTCCGTGCAATCTCTGGTGAAGGTTTCAAAACTCTAAAAGAAGGCCAAGCGGTTTCTTTTGGTGTTGAGTCTGGTCAAAAAGGCCCTCAAGCAGTTAACGTAATTCCTCAGTAA
- a CDS encoding TrmH family RNA methyltransferase translates to MNAKSPISRNQLKLIRALGQKKQRKQQGLFLVEGEKNVLELLNSTLEITQLFATIEFLSEHEAKLHGYDCFEASLDDLSKASSLVSNNAAVAMVKMPSIEAPTAEGFMIALDGVSDPGNLGTIIRLADWYGIKHIVASMDCADPYNPKTIRATMGSFARVNVSLVDLPAYLQQADIPVYGAFLEGENIHRCEFKQQGILLMGSESHGVRPQAEAYVTDKITIPAFGGAESLNVAMATGIILDNYRRQYS, encoded by the coding sequence ATGAACGCCAAATCACCGATCTCAAGAAACCAATTAAAGCTCATTCGTGCCCTTGGGCAAAAAAAACAGCGAAAGCAACAGGGTTTGTTTCTTGTTGAAGGTGAGAAAAATGTTCTTGAGTTGCTGAACTCAACGCTTGAAATCACCCAACTTTTTGCCACCATTGAATTTTTATCGGAACATGAGGCGAAACTGCATGGTTATGACTGCTTTGAAGCCAGTTTAGATGATTTGAGTAAAGCCAGTTCGCTTGTGAGTAATAACGCGGCTGTCGCGATGGTAAAAATGCCGAGCATAGAAGCGCCAACCGCCGAGGGCTTTATGATTGCTCTCGATGGGGTTTCTGATCCCGGTAACTTAGGCACGATTATTCGTCTTGCTGATTGGTATGGCATTAAACACATTGTGGCGAGTATGGATTGCGCTGATCCCTACAATCCAAAGACGATTCGAGCCACGATGGGCAGTTTTGCTCGGGTGAATGTCAGTTTGGTCGACTTGCCTGCGTATCTGCAACAAGCCGATATTCCCGTATATGGTGCATTTCTGGAAGGAGAGAATATCCATCGCTGTGAGTTTAAACAGCAAGGTATTCTATTAATGGGCAGCGAGTCTCACGGTGTACGTCCTCAAGCTGAAGCGTATGTGACAGACAAAATCACCATTCCGGCTTTTGGTGGTGCAGAGTCTTTAAATGTGGCGATGGCAACCGGTATTATTTTAGATAACTATCGACGTCAATACTCATAA
- a CDS encoding fumarylacetoacetate hydrolase family protein, which yields MKAVMVEQTAYYPSKILCVGRNYVEHIHELGNEMPEEMVVFNKPNSSIAHDLLSFAQEPLHYEAEICFLVTNRQLSAIGFGIDLTKRSLQAKLKTKGLPWERAKAFDQSAKFSRFVPVQTDMDLSSLEVELFINSVRVQLGNAKQMLYKPETVLQELQQYTQLEDGDVIMTGTPQGVGIIEKDDRFLGRIRCDGKVIIEVEWVAV from the coding sequence ATGAAAGCGGTAATGGTCGAGCAAACAGCTTACTATCCAAGTAAAATCCTCTGTGTCGGACGCAATTATGTTGAGCACATTCATGAGTTGGGTAATGAAATGCCCGAGGAGATGGTGGTGTTTAATAAACCCAACTCAAGTATTGCTCATGATCTACTGTCTTTTGCTCAAGAGCCTTTGCACTACGAAGCTGAGATCTGTTTTCTCGTCACCAATAGGCAACTAAGTGCGATAGGGTTTGGTATTGACCTAACCAAACGTTCGTTGCAAGCCAAGTTGAAAACCAAAGGGTTGCCTTGGGAGCGAGCGAAAGCGTTTGATCAATCCGCCAAATTTAGCCGCTTTGTTCCTGTTCAGACCGATATGGATCTGAGCTCTTTGGAAGTGGAATTGTTTATTAATAGTGTCCGAGTTCAGTTAGGTAATGCTAAGCAGATGCTGTATAAGCCAGAAACGGTACTTCAGGAACTGCAGCAATACACCCAGTTGGAAGATGGCGATGTGATTATGACGGGAACCCCCCAAGGTGTTGGTATCATTGAGAAAGACGATCGTTTCCTTGGTCGTATTCGCTGCGACGGTAAGGTGATCATCGAGGTGGAGTGGGTCGCTGTTTAA
- the coxB gene encoding cytochrome c oxidase subunit II has product MNTSLATPRVGVAATTLVSFSTFSQSSDYNLTRGVTAISQEVYDLHMLIFYICCAIALIVFGIMFYSIFRHRKSKGAVAANFHESTKVEVIWTVIPIIILVAMAIPATKTLVAMEDTSKSDLTIKITGSQWKWHYAYFGEEVEFFSLLATSQKQIDGLEQKGAHYLLEVDNPLVVPIDKKIRFLMTSDDVIHSWWVPDFAVKKDTIPGFINEAWTKIDEPGVYRGQCAELCGKAHGFMPIVVHAMEQDDYQQWLTGKKQEIAQAKAQAAKALDVTLSIDDLMPVGEQIYAARCAVCHQANGQGIPGAFPAIAGSAVATTGDINAHISKIVDGVSGTAMQSFANQLTDKEIAAVVTYQRNAWGNDTGDVVQASDINAYKTDTHKTQSDKHSTAGE; this is encoded by the coding sequence TTGAACACATCGCTAGCCACACCAAGAGTTGGCGTCGCTGCCACTACGCTTGTCAGTTTTTCAACCTTCTCACAGTCAAGTGATTACAACTTGACGCGTGGTGTAACAGCCATCAGCCAAGAAGTTTATGATCTGCACATGCTCATTTTCTACATCTGCTGTGCTATCGCCCTGATTGTTTTCGGCATTATGTTTTATTCCATCTTCCGTCATAGAAAATCCAAAGGTGCAGTTGCCGCTAATTTCCACGAAAGTACCAAGGTTGAAGTTATCTGGACGGTGATCCCCATTATTATTTTGGTGGCGATGGCGATACCAGCAACCAAGACCTTAGTCGCGATGGAAGATACCTCAAAATCGGATCTCACCATCAAAATTACCGGCTCTCAGTGGAAGTGGCACTACGCCTACTTCGGTGAGGAGGTGGAGTTCTTTTCGCTGTTGGCCACCTCTCAGAAGCAAATCGACGGTTTAGAGCAAAAAGGGGCCCATTATCTGCTGGAAGTGGATAACCCGCTTGTTGTCCCGATAGACAAAAAAATTCGCTTTCTGATGACTTCCGATGACGTCATTCACTCATGGTGGGTGCCCGATTTTGCGGTTAAAAAAGACACCATTCCGGGTTTTATCAACGAAGCGTGGACCAAGATCGATGAGCCGGGTGTGTATCGCGGTCAATGTGCTGAGCTTTGTGGCAAAGCACACGGTTTTATGCCGATAGTGGTTCACGCCATGGAGCAGGATGATTATCAACAATGGCTGACAGGTAAAAAACAAGAAATTGCCCAAGCAAAGGCTCAGGCAGCCAAAGCACTGGATGTCACGCTTTCTATTGATGATTTGATGCCTGTGGGTGAACAAATTTATGCCGCTCGCTGCGCGGTGTGTCATCAGGCAAATGGTCAAGGTATTCCCGGCGCTTTTCCGGCGATTGCTGGAAGTGCAGTTGCCACAACCGGGGATATTAATGCCCATATTAGTAAGATTGTTGATGGGGTGAGCGGCACCGCGATGCAGTCCTTTGCCAATCAATTAACGGACAAAGAGATTGCGGCGGTGGTGACGTACCAAAGAAATGCTTGGGGTAATGACACCGGAGATGT